From Streptomyces durmitorensis, a single genomic window includes:
- a CDS encoding glycosyltransferase family 2 protein — protein MSVAVVIPWRPGTSERNAHHEYVRAHLAGLLPDGIHLDVDSGHDPFSRAGSRNEGIRQAATAGADVVVLCDADTLPEPEPLYTAIEAAADGVLHLPYSWYRGLSRDGTQTYLAGAPAADCSTDLAHEWATGGVLVIQPDAWRQAGGMDEGFTGWGFEDAAYRIAADALLGPTVRHEGAITHLWHPQESGLGSPQHVANGQLCQRYVDATGKPDALRALIAERSRVDA, from the coding sequence ATGAGCGTCGCAGTCGTCATCCCGTGGCGGCCCGGCACTTCGGAGCGCAACGCCCACCACGAGTACGTCCGCGCCCACCTTGCCGGGCTGCTTCCCGACGGGATCCACCTCGACGTCGACAGCGGGCACGACCCGTTCTCGCGGGCCGGATCCCGTAATGAAGGCATCCGTCAGGCCGCAACCGCAGGAGCTGACGTCGTCGTCCTCTGTGACGCCGACACCCTGCCCGAGCCGGAGCCCCTGTACACAGCGATCGAGGCAGCCGCGGACGGTGTTCTGCACCTGCCGTACAGCTGGTACCGCGGCCTGTCCCGTGACGGAACGCAGACCTACCTCGCCGGCGCCCCGGCGGCCGACTGCTCGACCGACCTCGCCCACGAGTGGGCCACCGGTGGAGTCCTCGTCATCCAGCCCGACGCCTGGCGGCAGGCCGGCGGCATGGATGAAGGCTTTACCGGCTGGGGTTTTGAGGATGCCGCCTACCGCATCGCGGCGGACGCGCTCCTCGGGCCGACCGTGCGTCACGAGGGCGCGATCACGCACCTGTGGCATCCGCAGGAGTCCGGCCTCGGCAGCCCGCAGCACGTGGCCAACGGGCAGCTCTGCCAGCGCTACGTCGACGCCACCGGCAAGCCGGATGCACTCCGCGCCCTGATCGCCGAACGCTCTCGCGTCGACGCCTGA
- a CDS encoding class I SAM-dependent methyltransferase → MKADEAIANWSRPGATDFIHPSRGISEDAYWESGSKQAELLAADIPPGVKVMDFGCGDGRVAIPLRALGYEVTAVDGSASMVDALAANAPDLTGFQSDGSDFGSHLGRRKTDAVYCLAVLIHLDYASADMLIRNLRAIVKKGGLLILDWPVASEPAEGVAWLDVTTWSQEQQDALAAELGLTSVDDQHVPWQVFRA, encoded by the coding sequence ATGAAGGCCGATGAGGCGATCGCCAACTGGAGCCGCCCCGGCGCCACCGACTTCATTCACCCCTCGCGAGGTATCTCGGAAGACGCCTACTGGGAGAGCGGCAGCAAGCAGGCCGAACTCCTCGCCGCCGACATCCCGCCCGGGGTGAAGGTGATGGACTTCGGGTGCGGTGACGGGCGCGTCGCCATCCCGTTGCGGGCTCTCGGCTACGAGGTGACGGCAGTCGACGGCTCGGCGAGCATGGTCGACGCGCTCGCCGCCAACGCCCCCGACCTGACCGGCTTCCAGTCCGACGGCAGCGACTTCGGCAGCCACCTCGGCCGCCGCAAGACGGACGCCGTGTACTGCCTGGCCGTGCTCATCCACCTCGACTACGCGTCCGCCGACATGTTGATCCGCAACCTGCGGGCCATCGTCAAGAAGGGCGGGCTGCTCATCCTCGACTGGCCCGTCGCCAGCGAACCCGCCGAGGGTGTGGCCTGGCTGGACGTCACCACCTGGTCCCAGGAGCAGCAGGACGCGCTAGCCGCCGAGCTGGGGCTGACGTCGGTGGACGACCAGCACGTTCCCTGGCAGGTGTTCCGCGCATGA